One Hippoglossus hippoglossus isolate fHipHip1 chromosome 5, fHipHip1.pri, whole genome shotgun sequence genomic window carries:
- the pank4 gene encoding 4'-phosphopantetheine phosphatase isoform X3: protein MAEREFSDSSSSSGSISSSSSGGHTMDKSITLPPDEIFRNLENAKRFAIDIGGSLTKLAYYSNVQHKVAKVRSFEHGTEASSDKLYEISVQEEVTPRLHFIKFENAYIETCLDFIRDHLVNTGTKVIKATGGGAHKFTELIERKLGLRVDKEDEMTCLIRGCNFVLRNIPHEAFVYAKHADSEFRFQTTNPDIFPYLLVNIGSGVSIVKVESEDKFERIGGSSIGGGTFWGLGALLTKTKRFDELLQLASKGQHASVDMLVKDIYGGSYGSLGLTGDLIASSFGKSATADKAFSKEDMAKSLLHMISNDIGQLACLYAKLHNLTRVYFGGFFIRGHPVTMHTITYSINFFTKGEVQALFLRHEGYLGAIGAFLKGAEEDNPNQYSWGENYAGSSGLMSVSPDMNPMQRARSGTFDMLEMDRLERQLVNLPLLQDPSSYIPDTMDLAEDAVAREYWLSCFEEALDGVVKRAVASQPDIPEAIERAEKFRQKYRHKLQTLRHQPFAYGSLTVRSLLDTREHCLNEFNFPDPYSKIKQRENDMATKYYQKAVSSLDQLSWEQRQFALVRGVLAGNVFDWGAKAVSDVLESDPEFGFEQAKQQLEERPWLIDSYDQWLERLKGPPHKCALFFVDNSGVDIILGVIPFVRELLSRGTEVVLASNSGPALNDVTNGELQILTERIAAMDPVIQAALREDRLTLVQSGSSSPCLDLSRLDKVLAMVVRERQTDLVIIEGMGRAIHTNYYAMLSCESLKMAVIKNSWLADRLGGKLFSVVFKYEVPAGKITGQDSAPSTPL from the exons ATGGCGGAGCGTGAGttctctgacagcagcagcagcagcggcagcatcagcagcagcagcagcggcggacACACGATGGATAAAAGCATCACTCTTCCTCCCGACGAGATATTCCGCAACCTGGAGAACGCCAAACGCTTCGCCATAGACATAG GTGGATCCCTCACGAAGCTAGCCTACTACTCTAATGTGCAACACAAAGTGGCCAAAGTGCGATCTTTCGAGCACGGTACAGAG gCTTCCAGTGACAAGCTGTATGAGATATCGGTGCAGGAAGAGGTCACTCCTCGTCTGCACTTCATCAAGTTTGAAAATGCGTACATCGAAACGTGCTTGGACTTCATCAGAGACCATCTGGTCAACACGGGAACCAAAGTCATCAAAGCCACTGGCGGAGGGGCGCACAAGTTCACGGAGCTCATTGAGAGGAAACTTGGACTCAG AGTGGACAAAGAGGATGAGATGACCTGCCTTATCCGGGGTTGTAACTTTGTGCTGAGGAACATCCCCCATGAGGCGTTTGTATACGCCAAGCACGCCGACTCGGAGTTCCGCTTCCAGACGACTAATCCAGATATTTTCCCTTACCTGCTCGTAAACATCGGCTCTGGTGTCTCCATAGTCaag GTTGAATCAGAGGACAAATTTGAACGAATAGGAGGAAGCTCGATAGGTGGAGGGACGTTCTGGGGCCTGGGAGCCTTGCTCACCAAAACAAAG AGATTTGACGAGTTGCTACAGTTGGCCTCTAAAGGGCAGCACGCGAGCGTTGACATGCTCGTCAAAGATATCTATGGAGGATCGTACGGCTCTTTGGGTTTGACTGGGGATCTCATTGCGAGCAGCTTTGGGAAATCTGCTACTGCCGACAAAG CGTTTTCTAAAGAAGACATGGCCAAGAGTTTACTCCATATGATCAGCAATGACATCGGGCAGCTGGCCTGTCTGTATGCCAAGCTCCACAACCTGACCAGAGTTTACTTCGGAGGCTTCTTCATTCGAGGACACCCGGTCACCATGCACACAATCACCTACAGCATCAACTTCTTCACAAAG GGTGAAGTTCAGGCCTTGTTCCTGAGACATGAAGGATATCTCGGAGCCATTGGAGCTTTTCTtaaaggagcagaggaagata ATCCAAACCAGTACAGTTGGGGTGAGAATTATGCTGGAAGCTCGGGCCTGATGAGTGTTTCTCCAGATATGAATCCGATGCAACGTGCTCGCAGTGGAACG TTTGACATGCTGGAGATGGACCGTCTGGAGAGGCAGCTGGTGaatctgcctctgctgcaggaCCCGTCCTCTTACATCCCCGACACCATGGACCTCGCGGAGGACGCTGTGGCTCGCGAGTACTGGCTCTCCTGCTTCGAGGAGGCTCTGGACGGG GTGGTCAAGAGGGCCGTAGCGAGTCAGCCCGACATCCCGGAGGCGATCGAGCGAGCGGAGAAGTTCCGACAAAAATACCGACACAAGCTTCAGACCCTCCGCCACCAGCCATT TGCTTATGGATCCCTCACTGTCAGAAGTCTTTTAGACACGAGGGAACACTGTTTAAACGAGTTCAACTTTCCTGATCCCTACTCGAAG attaaacagagagagaacgaCATGGCGACGAAGTATTACCAGAAGGCGGTGAGCTCTCTGGACCAGTTGAGCTGGGAGCAGAGACAGTTCGCCCTGGTGCGGGGCGTCCTGGCTGGGAATGTGTTCGACTGGGGAGCCAAGGCCGTGTCAGA TGTCCTGGAATCGGATCCTGAGTTTGGGTTTGAGCAGGCTAAACAACAGCTGGAAG AGCGGCCGTGGCTTATTGATTCCTATGACCAGTGGCTGGAGAGACTAAAG GGTCCTCCTCACAAGTGTGCCTTGTTTTTCGTAGATAATAGTGGAGTAGACATCATTCTAGGGGTGATACCCTTTGTTCGAGAGCTTCTCTCTCGGGGGACAGAG GTCGTGTTGGCCAGCAACTCTGGTCCGGCCTTGAACGATGTGACGAACGGTGAACTGCAAATTCTGACGGAAAGAATCGCCGCCATGGATCCAGTGATTCA AGCGGCTCTGAGGGAGGACAGGTTGACGTTGGTCCAGAGTGGATCCAGTTCTCCTTGTCTTGATCTGAG CCGTCTGGACAAAGTGCTGGCGATGGTGGTGCGAGAGCGGCAAACCGACCTGGTGATCATCGAGGGAATGGGCCGCGCCATTCACACCAACTACTACGCCATGCTCAGCTGCGAGAGCCTCAAGATGGCCGTCATCAAGAACTCGTGGCTCGCCGACCGGCTGGGGGGGAAGCTGTTCAGCGTGGTCTTCAAGTACGAGGTACCGGCTGGGAAAATAACCGGCCAGGACTCTGCGCCGTCAACGCCATTGTGA
- the pank4 gene encoding 4'-phosphopantetheine phosphatase isoform X2: MAEREFSDSSSSSGSISSSSSGGHTMDKSITLPPDEIFRNLENAKRFAIDIGGSLTKLAYYSNVQHKVAKVRSFEHGTEASSDKLYEISVQEEVTPRLHFIKFENAYIETCLDFIRDHLVNTGTKVIKATGGGAHKFTELIERKLGLRVDKEDEMTCLIRGCNFVLRNIPHEAFVYAKHADSEFRFQTTNPDIFPYLLVNIGSGVSIVKVESEDKFERIGGSSIGGGTFWGLGALLTKTKRFDELLQLASKGQHASVDMLVKDIYGGSYGSLGLTGDLIASSFGKSATADKAFSKEDMAKSLLHMISNDIGQLACLYAKLHNLTRVYFGGFFIRGHPVTMHTITYSINFFTKGEVQALFLRHEGYLGAIGAFLKGAEEDNPNQYSWGENYAGSSGLMSVSPDMNPMQRARSGTFSFDMLEMDRLERQLVNLPLLQDPSSYIPDTMDLAEDAVAREYWLSCFEEALDGVVKRAVASQPDIPEAIERAEKFRQKYRHKLQTLRHQPFAYGSLTVRSLLDTREHCLNEFNFPDPYSKIKQRENDMATKYYQKAVSSLDQLSWEQRQFALVRGVLAGNVFDWGAKAVSDVLESDPEFGFEQAKQQLEERPWLIDSYDQWLERLKGPPHKCALFFVDNSGVDIILGVIPFVRELLSRGTEVVLASNSGPALNDVTNGELQILTERIAAMDPVIQAALREDRLTLVQSGSSSPCLDLSRLDKVLAMVVRERQTDLVIIEGMGRAIHTNYYAMLSCESLKMAVIKNSWLADRLGGKLFSVVFKYEVPAGKITGQDSAPSTPL; encoded by the exons ATGGCGGAGCGTGAGttctctgacagcagcagcagcagcggcagcatcagcagcagcagcagcggcggacACACGATGGATAAAAGCATCACTCTTCCTCCCGACGAGATATTCCGCAACCTGGAGAACGCCAAACGCTTCGCCATAGACATAG GTGGATCCCTCACGAAGCTAGCCTACTACTCTAATGTGCAACACAAAGTGGCCAAAGTGCGATCTTTCGAGCACGGTACAGAG gCTTCCAGTGACAAGCTGTATGAGATATCGGTGCAGGAAGAGGTCACTCCTCGTCTGCACTTCATCAAGTTTGAAAATGCGTACATCGAAACGTGCTTGGACTTCATCAGAGACCATCTGGTCAACACGGGAACCAAAGTCATCAAAGCCACTGGCGGAGGGGCGCACAAGTTCACGGAGCTCATTGAGAGGAAACTTGGACTCAG AGTGGACAAAGAGGATGAGATGACCTGCCTTATCCGGGGTTGTAACTTTGTGCTGAGGAACATCCCCCATGAGGCGTTTGTATACGCCAAGCACGCCGACTCGGAGTTCCGCTTCCAGACGACTAATCCAGATATTTTCCCTTACCTGCTCGTAAACATCGGCTCTGGTGTCTCCATAGTCaag GTTGAATCAGAGGACAAATTTGAACGAATAGGAGGAAGCTCGATAGGTGGAGGGACGTTCTGGGGCCTGGGAGCCTTGCTCACCAAAACAAAG AGATTTGACGAGTTGCTACAGTTGGCCTCTAAAGGGCAGCACGCGAGCGTTGACATGCTCGTCAAAGATATCTATGGAGGATCGTACGGCTCTTTGGGTTTGACTGGGGATCTCATTGCGAGCAGCTTTGGGAAATCTGCTACTGCCGACAAAG CGTTTTCTAAAGAAGACATGGCCAAGAGTTTACTCCATATGATCAGCAATGACATCGGGCAGCTGGCCTGTCTGTATGCCAAGCTCCACAACCTGACCAGAGTTTACTTCGGAGGCTTCTTCATTCGAGGACACCCGGTCACCATGCACACAATCACCTACAGCATCAACTTCTTCACAAAG GGTGAAGTTCAGGCCTTGTTCCTGAGACATGAAGGATATCTCGGAGCCATTGGAGCTTTTCTtaaaggagcagaggaagata ATCCAAACCAGTACAGTTGGGGTGAGAATTATGCTGGAAGCTCGGGCCTGATGAGTGTTTCTCCAGATATGAATCCGATGCAACGTGCTCGCAGTGGAACG TTTTCT TTTGACATGCTGGAGATGGACCGTCTGGAGAGGCAGCTGGTGaatctgcctctgctgcaggaCCCGTCCTCTTACATCCCCGACACCATGGACCTCGCGGAGGACGCTGTGGCTCGCGAGTACTGGCTCTCCTGCTTCGAGGAGGCTCTGGACGGG GTGGTCAAGAGGGCCGTAGCGAGTCAGCCCGACATCCCGGAGGCGATCGAGCGAGCGGAGAAGTTCCGACAAAAATACCGACACAAGCTTCAGACCCTCCGCCACCAGCCATT TGCTTATGGATCCCTCACTGTCAGAAGTCTTTTAGACACGAGGGAACACTGTTTAAACGAGTTCAACTTTCCTGATCCCTACTCGAAG attaaacagagagagaacgaCATGGCGACGAAGTATTACCAGAAGGCGGTGAGCTCTCTGGACCAGTTGAGCTGGGAGCAGAGACAGTTCGCCCTGGTGCGGGGCGTCCTGGCTGGGAATGTGTTCGACTGGGGAGCCAAGGCCGTGTCAGA TGTCCTGGAATCGGATCCTGAGTTTGGGTTTGAGCAGGCTAAACAACAGCTGGAAG AGCGGCCGTGGCTTATTGATTCCTATGACCAGTGGCTGGAGAGACTAAAG GGTCCTCCTCACAAGTGTGCCTTGTTTTTCGTAGATAATAGTGGAGTAGACATCATTCTAGGGGTGATACCCTTTGTTCGAGAGCTTCTCTCTCGGGGGACAGAG GTCGTGTTGGCCAGCAACTCTGGTCCGGCCTTGAACGATGTGACGAACGGTGAACTGCAAATTCTGACGGAAAGAATCGCCGCCATGGATCCAGTGATTCA AGCGGCTCTGAGGGAGGACAGGTTGACGTTGGTCCAGAGTGGATCCAGTTCTCCTTGTCTTGATCTGAG CCGTCTGGACAAAGTGCTGGCGATGGTGGTGCGAGAGCGGCAAACCGACCTGGTGATCATCGAGGGAATGGGCCGCGCCATTCACACCAACTACTACGCCATGCTCAGCTGCGAGAGCCTCAAGATGGCCGTCATCAAGAACTCGTGGCTCGCCGACCGGCTGGGGGGGAAGCTGTTCAGCGTGGTCTTCAAGTACGAGGTACCGGCTGGGAAAATAACCGGCCAGGACTCTGCGCCGTCAACGCCATTGTGA
- the pank4 gene encoding 4'-phosphopantetheine phosphatase isoform X1, translated as MAEREFSDSSSSSGSISSSSSGGHTMDKSITLPPDEIFRNLENAKRFAIDIGGSLTKLAYYSNVQHKVAKVRSFEHGTEASSDKLYEISVQEEVTPRLHFIKFENAYIETCLDFIRDHLVNTGTKVIKATGGGAHKFTELIERKLGLRVDKEDEMTCLIRGCNFVLRNIPHEAFVYAKHADSEFRFQTTNPDIFPYLLVNIGSGVSIVKVESEDKFERIGGSSIGGGTFWGLGALLTKTKRFDELLQLASKGQHASVDMLVKDIYGGSYGSLGLTGDLIASSFGKSATADKAFSKEDMAKSLLHMISNDIGQLACLYAKLHNLTRVYFGGFFIRGHPVTMHTITYSINFFTKGEVQALFLRHEGYLGAIGAFLKGAEEDNPNQYSWGENYAGSSGLMSVSPDMNPMQRARSGTFPFDMLEMDRLERQLVNLPLLQDPSSYIPDTMDLAEDAVAREYWLSCFEEALDGVVKRAVASQPDIPEAIERAEKFRQKYRHKLQTLRHQPFAYGSLTVRSLLDTREHCLNEFNFPDPYSKIKQRENDMATKYYQKAVSSLDQLSWEQRQFALVRGVLAGNVFDWGAKAVSDVLESDPEFGFEQAKQQLEERPWLIDSYDQWLERLKGPPHKCALFFVDNSGVDIILGVIPFVRELLSRGTEVVLASNSGPALNDVTNGELQILTERIAAMDPVIQAALREDRLTLVQSGSSSPCLDLSRLDKVLAMVVRERQTDLVIIEGMGRAIHTNYYAMLSCESLKMAVIKNSWLADRLGGKLFSVVFKYEVPAGKITGQDSAPSTPL; from the exons ATGGCGGAGCGTGAGttctctgacagcagcagcagcagcggcagcatcagcagcagcagcagcggcggacACACGATGGATAAAAGCATCACTCTTCCTCCCGACGAGATATTCCGCAACCTGGAGAACGCCAAACGCTTCGCCATAGACATAG GTGGATCCCTCACGAAGCTAGCCTACTACTCTAATGTGCAACACAAAGTGGCCAAAGTGCGATCTTTCGAGCACGGTACAGAG gCTTCCAGTGACAAGCTGTATGAGATATCGGTGCAGGAAGAGGTCACTCCTCGTCTGCACTTCATCAAGTTTGAAAATGCGTACATCGAAACGTGCTTGGACTTCATCAGAGACCATCTGGTCAACACGGGAACCAAAGTCATCAAAGCCACTGGCGGAGGGGCGCACAAGTTCACGGAGCTCATTGAGAGGAAACTTGGACTCAG AGTGGACAAAGAGGATGAGATGACCTGCCTTATCCGGGGTTGTAACTTTGTGCTGAGGAACATCCCCCATGAGGCGTTTGTATACGCCAAGCACGCCGACTCGGAGTTCCGCTTCCAGACGACTAATCCAGATATTTTCCCTTACCTGCTCGTAAACATCGGCTCTGGTGTCTCCATAGTCaag GTTGAATCAGAGGACAAATTTGAACGAATAGGAGGAAGCTCGATAGGTGGAGGGACGTTCTGGGGCCTGGGAGCCTTGCTCACCAAAACAAAG AGATTTGACGAGTTGCTACAGTTGGCCTCTAAAGGGCAGCACGCGAGCGTTGACATGCTCGTCAAAGATATCTATGGAGGATCGTACGGCTCTTTGGGTTTGACTGGGGATCTCATTGCGAGCAGCTTTGGGAAATCTGCTACTGCCGACAAAG CGTTTTCTAAAGAAGACATGGCCAAGAGTTTACTCCATATGATCAGCAATGACATCGGGCAGCTGGCCTGTCTGTATGCCAAGCTCCACAACCTGACCAGAGTTTACTTCGGAGGCTTCTTCATTCGAGGACACCCGGTCACCATGCACACAATCACCTACAGCATCAACTTCTTCACAAAG GGTGAAGTTCAGGCCTTGTTCCTGAGACATGAAGGATATCTCGGAGCCATTGGAGCTTTTCTtaaaggagcagaggaagata ATCCAAACCAGTACAGTTGGGGTGAGAATTATGCTGGAAGCTCGGGCCTGATGAGTGTTTCTCCAGATATGAATCCGATGCAACGTGCTCGCAGTGGAACG TTTCCC TTTGACATGCTGGAGATGGACCGTCTGGAGAGGCAGCTGGTGaatctgcctctgctgcaggaCCCGTCCTCTTACATCCCCGACACCATGGACCTCGCGGAGGACGCTGTGGCTCGCGAGTACTGGCTCTCCTGCTTCGAGGAGGCTCTGGACGGG GTGGTCAAGAGGGCCGTAGCGAGTCAGCCCGACATCCCGGAGGCGATCGAGCGAGCGGAGAAGTTCCGACAAAAATACCGACACAAGCTTCAGACCCTCCGCCACCAGCCATT TGCTTATGGATCCCTCACTGTCAGAAGTCTTTTAGACACGAGGGAACACTGTTTAAACGAGTTCAACTTTCCTGATCCCTACTCGAAG attaaacagagagagaacgaCATGGCGACGAAGTATTACCAGAAGGCGGTGAGCTCTCTGGACCAGTTGAGCTGGGAGCAGAGACAGTTCGCCCTGGTGCGGGGCGTCCTGGCTGGGAATGTGTTCGACTGGGGAGCCAAGGCCGTGTCAGA TGTCCTGGAATCGGATCCTGAGTTTGGGTTTGAGCAGGCTAAACAACAGCTGGAAG AGCGGCCGTGGCTTATTGATTCCTATGACCAGTGGCTGGAGAGACTAAAG GGTCCTCCTCACAAGTGTGCCTTGTTTTTCGTAGATAATAGTGGAGTAGACATCATTCTAGGGGTGATACCCTTTGTTCGAGAGCTTCTCTCTCGGGGGACAGAG GTCGTGTTGGCCAGCAACTCTGGTCCGGCCTTGAACGATGTGACGAACGGTGAACTGCAAATTCTGACGGAAAGAATCGCCGCCATGGATCCAGTGATTCA AGCGGCTCTGAGGGAGGACAGGTTGACGTTGGTCCAGAGTGGATCCAGTTCTCCTTGTCTTGATCTGAG CCGTCTGGACAAAGTGCTGGCGATGGTGGTGCGAGAGCGGCAAACCGACCTGGTGATCATCGAGGGAATGGGCCGCGCCATTCACACCAACTACTACGCCATGCTCAGCTGCGAGAGCCTCAAGATGGCCGTCATCAAGAACTCGTGGCTCGCCGACCGGCTGGGGGGGAAGCTGTTCAGCGTGGTCTTCAAGTACGAGGTACCGGCTGGGAAAATAACCGGCCAGGACTCTGCGCCGTCAACGCCATTGTGA
- the LOC117761046 gene encoding transcription factor HES-5-like isoform X1, giving the protein MKAAEIRLSLHRPLQHRDPHMAPTITAARTNSQEHLTRSHKLRKPLVEKLRRERINSSIEQLKSLLGPEFLNQQPDSKLEKADILEMTVYFLRRLQQQKQQQNPAVGSAAIKRGYTRCVQEVAHFLSSEEVKAQSQRRLMKHVNKLQSSSEEKLTEADFSPLSSTVHSSITKDKSPVSSAPWRPW; this is encoded by the exons ATGAAGGCAGCAGAGATCAGATTGTCTCTACACAGACCTCTACAGCACAGAGATCCACACATGGCTCCTACAATCACTGCAGCAAGGACCAACTCTCAGGAGCATCTGACTCGGAGCCACAAG ctcagaaagCCTCTGGTGGAGAAGTTACGCAGAGAGCGAATCAACAGCAGCATCGAGCAGCTCAAGTCTCTCCTGGGTCCAGAGTTCCTCAACCAGCAGCCAGACTCCAAGCTGGAGAAAGCAGACATCCTGGAGATGACCGTTTACTTCCTCAGacgactgcagcagcagaaacagcagcagaatccAGCTGTGGGCTCAGCAGCCATCAAACGGGGCTACACCAGATGTGTCCAAGAGGTGGCACACTTCCTGTCCAGTGAGGAGGTGAAGGCACAGTCGCAGAGAAGACTGATGAAGCACGTCAACAAGCTGCAGTCTTCCTCTGAGGAGAAGCTGACAGAGGCTGACTTCTCTCCTCTGAGCTCCACAGTCCACAGCAGCATCACCAAAGACAAGAGTCCAGtcagcagcgccccctggcGGCCGTGGTAG